From a single Bacillus pumilus genomic region:
- a CDS encoding pyridoxal-phosphate-dependent aminotransferase family protein: protein MDNVKELQTPSRTIMTPGPVEVDPRVLRVMSTPILGQFDPAFTHIMNETMTLLRSLFQTENEWAFPIDGTSRSGLEAVLASVIEPGDSMLVPVFGRFGHLLIEIGQRYGADVHTMECEWGTVFDPSEIIREMKQVKPKIVAMVHGETSTGRLQPLEQIGEACRALDALFIVDAVATIGGAQVKVDEWKIDAAIGGTQKCLSVPSGMSPITYNDRVAAVVESRKKVEKGIATQDELQKQIDVSPIKSNYFDLSQLQDYWSPRRLNHHTEATTMLYALREGVRVVLEEGLSERFQRHIYHEKALMIGLEAMGLELFGDPNCKMPVVTCIKIPSGIDGEAVRADLLQHFGIEIASSFGPLAGRIWRIGTMGYSCRKENVLFVLAGLEAILIKHGASINCGAGLQAALSIYEQGE, encoded by the coding sequence ATGGATAACGTGAAAGAACTGCAAACACCTTCAAGAACGATTATGACACCAGGACCTGTTGAAGTAGACCCGAGAGTGCTCCGCGTGATGAGTACCCCTATTCTTGGGCAATTTGATCCAGCATTTACACACATCATGAATGAGACGATGACCTTATTGCGGTCACTTTTTCAAACAGAAAATGAATGGGCTTTTCCGATAGACGGCACGTCTCGTTCAGGGCTTGAAGCAGTGCTTGCCAGTGTGATTGAACCGGGAGATTCGATGCTCGTGCCTGTTTTTGGACGCTTTGGTCATTTGCTCATTGAAATAGGACAGCGCTACGGTGCTGATGTACATACAATGGAATGTGAATGGGGAACGGTTTTTGACCCTAGCGAGATCATTCGGGAAATGAAGCAGGTCAAGCCTAAAATCGTTGCGATGGTTCATGGTGAAACATCTACTGGGCGGTTGCAACCGCTTGAGCAAATTGGAGAAGCGTGCCGGGCGCTTGATGCATTGTTCATTGTAGACGCTGTGGCAACCATTGGCGGGGCCCAGGTGAAAGTAGACGAATGGAAGATTGATGCGGCGATTGGCGGCACGCAGAAATGCTTGTCCGTTCCATCAGGTATGTCACCTATCACGTATAATGACCGGGTGGCAGCTGTCGTTGAATCGAGAAAGAAAGTAGAAAAAGGAATTGCAACACAGGATGAATTACAGAAGCAGATAGATGTTTCTCCAATTAAAAGCAATTACTTCGATCTCAGTCAGCTCCAGGATTATTGGAGTCCGAGGCGGTTAAATCATCATACAGAAGCGACAACGATGCTTTATGCACTTCGAGAAGGAGTTCGTGTTGTGCTGGAAGAAGGGCTGAGTGAGCGTTTTCAAAGGCACATCTATCATGAGAAAGCTTTGATGATAGGCCTTGAAGCGATGGGACTTGAATTGTTTGGAGATCCAAACTGTAAAATGCCGGTTGTGACATGTATTAAGATTCCAAGTGGTATTGATGGAGAAGCTGTACGTGCCGATCTGCTCCAGCATTTTGGCATTGAAATTGCCAGCTCCTTTGGACCGCTTGCCGGGCGTATATGGAGAATTGGCACAATGGGCTATAGCTGCCGAAAAGAAAACGTGCTGTTTGTGTTAGCAGGACTTGAAGCGATTCTGATCAAACATGGTGCTTCTATCAATTGCGGAGCAGGGCTTCAGGCGGCTCTTTCTATCTATGAACAAGGTGAATAG